From the Oceanidesulfovibrio indonesiensis genome, one window contains:
- a CDS encoding TIGR00725 family protein — MKTIRISCIGSGDITPESPTYELAFETGKLLAHAGWIVVCGGLRGVMEAVCRGAKEAGGATVGIVPTNNPADANPWVDTPVATGLGPMRNYLVVINGDAVLAFEGGAGTRSELALSQKTGKEVVALAAHPGFDDLTRAETPAEAVRMLADIVSRR; from the coding sequence ATGAAAACTATCCGGATATCATGCATCGGCTCAGGCGATATTACGCCCGAAAGCCCTACGTACGAGCTCGCTTTCGAGACGGGCAAGTTGCTGGCGCATGCAGGTTGGATAGTGGTTTGCGGCGGCCTGCGCGGCGTGATGGAAGCTGTGTGCAGAGGCGCCAAGGAAGCTGGCGGCGCCACGGTGGGCATCGTTCCCACAAACAATCCGGCCGATGCGAACCCCTGGGTGGATACGCCCGTAGCCACAGGGTTGGGCCCCATGCGGAACTATCTCGTGGTCATCAACGGCGATGCGGTCCTGGCCTTTGAAGGCGGTGCTGGAACGCGCTCGGAATTGGCATTATCCCAAAAAACAGGTAAGGAAGTCGTCGCCTTGGCGGCGCATCCGGGTTTTGACGACCTGACCCGGGCCGAAACGCCCGCCGAGGCTGTCAGGATGCTTGCGGATATCGTGAGCAGGCGTTGA
- the folK gene encoding 2-amino-4-hydroxy-6-hydroxymethyldihydropteridine diphosphokinase: protein MIYLALGANISGPAGPPETTIAAALKRIVQRGGLTLERASRVYRTEPQHVTAQPWFLNQVAAFKPGRDADMTPESLLEVLHAVEMELGRDRTWEIRFGPRSLDLDLLLFDNVVINTPRLTLPHPRMLERAFVLVPLKDIAPDLVLPTGESVQAALAELRYSVHNDVIRQ from the coding sequence GTGATATATCTGGCACTGGGCGCCAACATCTCAGGACCTGCGGGTCCACCCGAAACGACCATCGCCGCCGCGTTGAAACGCATCGTGCAGCGCGGCGGTTTGACGCTCGAGCGTGCCTCGCGCGTTTACAGGACTGAACCGCAGCACGTAACGGCGCAACCGTGGTTTCTCAACCAGGTGGCGGCGTTCAAGCCTGGCCGCGATGCAGATATGACGCCTGAATCGCTGCTGGAAGTGCTCCATGCCGTGGAGATGGAATTGGGCCGCGATCGTACCTGGGAAATTCGTTTCGGACCGCGCTCACTCGACCTGGACTTGCTGCTTTTCGACAATGTGGTGATCAACACACCGCGCCTCACACTGCCGCATCCACGGATGCTGGAAAGGGCGTTCGTGTTGGTGCCTCTCAAGGACATTGCGCCGGATCTGGTGTTGCCTACGGGTGAATCGGTCCAGGCCGCTCTTGCCGAATTGCGGTATAGTGTCCATAATGATGTCATCCGCCAATAA
- a CDS encoding LolA family protein gives MKSNRSIRFSWTRRITALIAAYMFVLSVCTPIAKAEGTPEQGGCVLLERMVSAYESAGRLQADFSLDTEFLANKHHSGTVSLERPCCLRVVFDAPQRKTFLANRDAQYEYLPDENKAYRYRTDTNFRPSEAYGLYLQMRQFLAYVRPVGAEPLDDGLMRVRLVPVDSIPQVSEIKLDIEETSGMLRRAVVLNDKGDELLRLSLDGYAMPEEWPASHFEPPADARIYTPMVERDFLNSDR, from the coding sequence ATGAAATCAAACCGCAGTATTCGATTCAGCTGGACTCGCAGGATTACAGCATTGATTGCCGCCTATATGTTCGTGTTGAGCGTATGCACCCCGATTGCGAAAGCTGAAGGTACGCCGGAGCAGGGTGGTTGTGTACTACTGGAGCGTATGGTCTCAGCGTACGAATCAGCCGGGCGCTTGCAGGCGGATTTTTCCCTGGACACGGAATTCCTTGCGAACAAACACCACAGCGGAACAGTGTCGCTGGAACGGCCGTGTTGCTTGCGGGTGGTTTTCGACGCACCGCAAAGAAAAACTTTTCTGGCGAACAGGGATGCCCAATACGAGTATCTCCCGGACGAAAATAAGGCATACAGGTACCGTACGGACACCAATTTCCGACCCTCAGAAGCATACGGGCTGTATCTACAGATGCGGCAGTTTCTTGCCTATGTCCGGCCGGTCGGCGCGGAGCCCCTGGATGATGGCCTGATGCGGGTCCGACTCGTACCTGTGGATTCCATCCCACAGGTGTCCGAGATCAAGCTCGATATCGAAGAAACAAGCGGCATGCTCCGCCGCGCCGTGGTTCTGAATGACAAAGGCGACGAACTGCTTCGGCTCTCACTCGACGGGTATGCGATGCCGGAAGAGTGGCCGGCCAGTCACTTCGAGCCACCTGCAGATGCACGCATCTACACGCCCATGGTCGAGCGGGACTTTCTCAACTCCGACCGCTGA
- a CDS encoding CBS domain-containing protein: protein MSKKKKERVSAPVVITAHVNADFDSLAAMIAASKLYDNAALVFPGSQEKNLRNFFIQSATYLFNFQNARDIDPDSVETLVVVDTRQRSRLGHVNAILERADKGEVKVHVWDHHPDSSEEGEDIKYDEGTVVPWGSATAILVDQIEKRGITLTEDEATMMALGIYEDTGAFTFASTTEHDFHAGAYLKSQGMDLNVVADILHRDLTAEQISILNDLLESAMTHEINGVPVVVAEVTIDEFVGDFALLAHKLMDMENVRVLFALGMMRDRVHVVARSRTPDVDVSVICKSLGGGGHEFAASATVKDRTLTQVKDELFALLYSHINPQRLARDLMNSPAVAVYEDDPIDTAVDIMTRYGFKALPVLTRDAESCAGILDHATADKAKAHGLGHVSVDAYMSRECQIINPESDLYPVMEIIVGGGQRLCPVVEDGRIIGVITRTDLINHLIEEPARIPETLLPERRTRERSIRSLMRERLPQDRLEILEEAGRLAESMSYQIYAVGGFVRDILLRRENLDVDLVVEGDGIAFARALARKLGGRVRAHKKFRTAVIVYTPPGEGENGKPLEEQKVDVATARLEYYEYPAALPTVELSSIKMDLFRRDFTVNALAVQLNPNDFGRLVDFFGAQRDIKERVIRVLHSLSFVEDPTRILRAIRFEQRFHFRIGKQTTRLIKNAIQLKLIDRLSGARLFNELKLMLREKDFLLDLLRMEEFDVLKAIYPAFAITQREETLLREIEKVLNWYALLYEPTAPRQWLLGLMGLTERFSDEDARGVATRLAMPPKDRREFLYLRKQCMAVLEQLNTWKYEDGSRSGLYFILEPLALEGILFIMARTRDEDLRKHISLHLTKLTHEELEITGEDLIAMGLEPGPHFSQILRAVLAAKLDGHAPTLLAELGYAERLVRQMRRGEAGALRNK, encoded by the coding sequence ATGTCCAAGAAGAAAAAAGAGCGCGTCAGCGCCCCTGTGGTCATAACCGCGCATGTCAACGCGGATTTCGATTCGCTGGCCGCCATGATCGCTGCGAGCAAGCTCTATGACAACGCAGCTCTCGTCTTTCCCGGCAGCCAGGAGAAGAACCTGCGCAACTTTTTCATCCAGTCAGCCACCTACCTCTTCAACTTCCAGAATGCACGGGACATCGACCCGGACAGCGTGGAGACGCTCGTCGTCGTTGATACACGGCAGCGATCGCGGCTGGGACATGTGAACGCGATTCTGGAACGTGCGGACAAGGGCGAGGTGAAGGTCCATGTCTGGGACCACCATCCCGACTCCAGCGAGGAAGGCGAAGACATCAAGTACGATGAAGGCACCGTCGTGCCGTGGGGCTCGGCCACAGCTATTCTCGTGGATCAGATCGAAAAACGCGGCATTACCCTTACTGAAGACGAAGCCACCATGATGGCTCTGGGCATCTACGAGGACACCGGCGCCTTCACTTTCGCCTCCACCACGGAGCACGACTTCCATGCCGGCGCGTATCTCAAGAGCCAAGGCATGGACCTCAATGTGGTGGCGGACATTCTGCATCGCGACCTCACGGCCGAACAGATTTCCATCCTCAACGATCTGCTCGAATCCGCCATGACCCACGAGATAAACGGCGTGCCCGTGGTGGTGGCCGAGGTCACCATCGACGAGTTCGTGGGTGACTTCGCCCTGCTCGCCCACAAGCTCATGGACATGGAGAACGTCCGAGTGCTCTTCGCCCTGGGCATGATGCGCGACCGCGTGCATGTGGTCGCCCGCAGCCGCACGCCGGACGTGGACGTGAGCGTGATATGCAAGTCTTTGGGCGGCGGCGGGCACGAGTTCGCGGCATCGGCCACGGTGAAGGACCGCACCCTCACCCAGGTCAAGGACGAGCTCTTCGCTCTGCTCTATTCGCACATCAATCCGCAGCGACTGGCGCGAGACCTTATGAACTCGCCGGCCGTGGCCGTATACGAGGACGACCCCATCGACACGGCCGTGGACATCATGACGCGCTACGGCTTCAAAGCGCTGCCCGTGCTCACGCGGGATGCCGAGTCCTGCGCCGGCATCCTGGACCACGCAACGGCGGACAAGGCCAAGGCCCATGGCCTGGGCCATGTTTCAGTGGATGCGTACATGAGCCGCGAGTGCCAGATCATCAACCCGGAAAGCGACCTCTACCCGGTCATGGAGATCATCGTGGGCGGCGGGCAGCGGCTGTGCCCGGTGGTTGAGGACGGCAGGATCATCGGCGTGATTACCCGCACGGACCTCATCAATCACCTCATCGAGGAGCCGGCGCGCATCCCGGAAACCCTGCTTCCGGAGCGGCGCACACGGGAACGCAGCATACGTTCGCTCATGCGCGAACGCCTGCCCCAGGATCGACTCGAAATCCTGGAGGAGGCCGGCCGGCTGGCCGAATCCATGAGTTACCAGATTTACGCCGTGGGCGGATTTGTCCGCGACATCCTGCTGCGTCGCGAGAACCTGGATGTGGACCTCGTGGTAGAGGGCGACGGCATTGCTTTTGCCCGAGCCCTGGCCAGGAAGCTCGGCGGCCGGGTTCGCGCGCACAAAAAGTTTCGCACTGCCGTCATCGTCTACACCCCGCCCGGAGAAGGCGAGAACGGCAAGCCCCTGGAAGAGCAGAAAGTGGATGTGGCAACAGCGAGGCTGGAGTACTACGAGTACCCGGCGGCCCTGCCCACGGTGGAGCTCTCGTCCATAAAGATGGATCTCTTCCGCCGGGATTTTACGGTGAACGCCCTGGCCGTGCAGCTCAATCCGAACGACTTCGGCCGCCTCGTGGACTTCTTCGGCGCGCAACGGGACATCAAGGAGCGCGTCATTCGTGTCCTTCATTCCCTGTCCTTCGTGGAGGACCCCACGCGCATCCTGCGCGCCATACGTTTCGAGCAGCGCTTCCACTTCCGCATCGGCAAGCAGACCACCCGGCTCATCAAGAACGCCATCCAGCTCAAGCTCATAGACCGTCTCTCCGGCGCTCGGCTGTTCAACGAACTCAAGCTCATGCTGCGGGAAAAGGACTTCCTCCTCGATCTGTTGCGGATGGAAGAGTTCGACGTACTCAAAGCCATTTATCCGGCCTTTGCCATTACGCAGCGGGAAGAAACGTTGCTGCGCGAGATCGAGAAGGTGCTCAACTGGTACGCCCTGCTGTACGAACCAACAGCGCCGCGGCAATGGCTGCTTGGGCTCATGGGGCTCACGGAACGATTCTCGGACGAAGACGCCCGCGGCGTAGCGACGCGGCTGGCCATGCCGCCCAAGGACAGACGGGAATTTCTGTACCTTCGCAAGCAGTGCATGGCCGTGCTGGAGCAGCTCAATACCTGGAAATACGAAGACGGCTCTCGAAGCGGGCTCTATTTCATACTCGAGCCCTTGGCCCTGGAGGGCATCCTCTTCATCATGGCGCGCACCAGAGACGAGGATCTGCGCAAACACATCTCGCTGCATCTGACCAAGCTCACCCACGAAGAACTGGAGATAACAGGCGAAGACCTCATCGCCATGGGCCTGGAGCCCGGACCGCATTTCAGCCAGATACTGCGCGCCGTGCTTGCCGCCAAGCTGGACGGCCACGCCCCCACCCTGCTGGCGGAACTCGGGTATGCCGAACGCCTTGTCCGGCAGATGCGCCGCGGCGAAGCGGGCGCGCTCAGAAATAAATGA
- a CDS encoding LL-diaminopimelate aminotransferase translates to MPNFKFAKRIETLPPYLFAEIDRVKAEVAERGVDIISLGIGDNDLPTPEFIIDALCEAARNPKYHRYPSYAGLLSFREAVAQWYKERFGVEGLNPKTEVITLIGSKEGIAHFPLAFVDPGDLTLVCTPNYPVPPVAAGFLQGEVEFLPLYEENNFLPDLDSVSEETWRRAKMIYVNYPNNPTSAMAPREFFEKLVGICREYEVILMQDAAYTEVYYDPDNKPMSVLEIPGAKDVAIEFHSLSKTFNMTGWRLGMAVGNETLVKGLGKVKENVDSGAFEAVQQAGIVALQQGAPYTEQFRGVYRERRDAVLKALGEAGIEFVKPEATFYIWAKVPKGYGSSAEFVTRVIQEKGVVLTPGNGFGAPGEGWFRISLTLDTPRLMEAVERIKTL, encoded by the coding sequence ATGCCGAATTTCAAGTTCGCCAAGCGAATTGAGACGCTGCCGCCGTATCTTTTCGCCGAGATCGACCGCGTGAAGGCCGAGGTGGCCGAACGCGGCGTGGACATCATCAGTCTGGGCATCGGCGACAACGACCTGCCCACGCCCGAATTCATCATCGACGCCTTGTGCGAGGCGGCGCGCAATCCCAAATATCATCGCTACCCCTCGTACGCCGGCCTGCTTTCCTTCCGCGAAGCCGTGGCCCAGTGGTATAAGGAGCGCTTCGGCGTGGAAGGCCTCAACCCCAAGACCGAGGTCATCACGCTCATCGGCTCCAAGGAGGGCATCGCGCATTTCCCGCTGGCGTTTGTCGATCCGGGCGATCTTACCCTGGTCTGCACGCCGAACTACCCGGTGCCGCCCGTTGCGGCCGGTTTCCTGCAAGGCGAGGTGGAGTTCCTGCCTCTGTATGAGGAGAACAATTTCCTTCCGGACCTGGACAGCGTGAGCGAAGAGACCTGGCGCCGCGCGAAGATGATCTACGTGAACTACCCGAACAACCCGACCTCGGCCATGGCGCCGCGCGAGTTCTTCGAAAAACTCGTGGGCATCTGCCGGGAGTACGAAGTGATCCTGATGCAGGACGCCGCGTACACCGAAGTGTACTATGATCCGGACAATAAGCCCATGTCCGTGCTGGAAATTCCCGGCGCCAAGGACGTGGCCATCGAATTCCATTCCCTCTCCAAAACCTTCAACATGACCGGGTGGCGCCTCGGCATGGCCGTGGGCAACGAGACGCTGGTAAAGGGCCTGGGCAAAGTGAAGGAGAATGTGGACTCCGGAGCGTTCGAGGCCGTGCAGCAGGCCGGCATCGTGGCCTTGCAGCAGGGCGCTCCCTACACCGAGCAATTCCGCGGGGTGTACCGGGAACGGCGCGACGCTGTGCTCAAGGCGCTGGGAGAAGCAGGCATCGAATTCGTGAAGCCTGAAGCCACCTTCTACATCTGGGCCAAGGTGCCCAAAGGCTACGGCAGCTCGGCCGAGTTCGTGACCCGGGTCATTCAGGAGAAGGGCGTAGTGCTTACGCCGGGCAACGGCTTCGGCGCTCCCGGCGAAGGCTGGTTCCGTATCTCCCTCACCCTCGATACGCCGCGCCTCATGGAGGCCGTGGAGCGGATCAAGACCCTGTGA
- the xerD gene encoding site-specific tyrosine recombinase XerD, with the protein MPLSSVSESPRDNVSSPQLDRYLEHLLVEKGLAERTLESYAHDLSTFLLFLQERGAALEDVDEESLLYYIVRERSRGMNSRSMARRLSSLRGFFGYLFDEQLLPKNPAENLENPKLTRNLPNVLSVEEVSALLAACDLTTKLGFRDRTMLELLYAAGLRVSELTALRPLDYDPQAGLVKVWGKGSKERIVPIHDVSQEFLNEYLNSWRSSFSPVEDAVFLNRSGKGLSRVAIWKIIRKYAAQTGLAKQISPHTFRHTFATHLLEGGADLRTVQILLGHADISATEIYTHVQAHRLAAIHRAHHPRSQ; encoded by the coding sequence ATGCCCTTGTCATCCGTTTCCGAATCCCCGCGAGACAACGTCTCTTCTCCGCAGCTGGACCGCTATCTGGAGCACCTGCTGGTGGAAAAGGGGCTGGCCGAGCGCACCCTGGAATCCTATGCCCATGATCTGAGCACCTTTCTGCTGTTCCTGCAGGAGCGAGGGGCAGCTCTGGAAGACGTGGACGAAGAATCACTCCTCTACTACATCGTACGCGAACGCTCCCGGGGCATGAACTCGCGCTCCATGGCGCGCCGGCTCTCCTCGCTGCGGGGATTCTTCGGCTATCTGTTCGACGAGCAGCTGCTGCCGAAGAACCCGGCGGAGAACCTGGAGAATCCCAAGCTCACGCGCAACCTTCCCAATGTTCTCAGCGTGGAGGAAGTGAGCGCCCTGCTTGCCGCCTGCGACCTCACCACCAAGCTCGGCTTCCGTGATCGCACCATGCTGGAGCTGCTCTACGCCGCCGGTCTGCGTGTTTCGGAGCTCACCGCCTTGCGGCCGCTGGACTACGACCCCCAGGCCGGACTGGTCAAAGTCTGGGGTAAAGGGAGCAAGGAGCGAATCGTACCAATCCACGATGTTTCCCAGGAATTCCTCAACGAATACTTGAACTCCTGGCGGAGCTCTTTCTCACCTGTGGAAGACGCCGTTTTTCTCAATCGCTCAGGCAAGGGACTTTCCCGCGTGGCCATCTGGAAAATCATCCGTAAATACGCGGCGCAGACCGGGTTGGCCAAGCAGATATCGCCCCACACCTTCCGCCACACTTTCGCCACCCACCTGCTGGAAGGCGGCGCGGATCTCCGAACCGTCCAGATACTGCTCGGCCATGCCGACATCAGCGCCACGGAAATCTACACCCACGTGCAGGCGCACCGCCTGGCCGCCATCCATCGGGCCCACCACCCTCGGAGTCAGTGA
- a CDS encoding HIT family protein, with product MENLWAPWRIDYILGPKPDECVFCLPDHTDEDRERLVLYRGENNFVIMNKFPYNNGHLMVTPYRHVMNLYELTPEESHESIELMSLCSEILTKHFNCEGINIGLNMGEAAGAGIREHLHFHLVPRWNGDSSFMAVFSETRVIPEHLLASYDKLKPYFTQSSRT from the coding sequence GTGGAAAACCTCTGGGCGCCGTGGCGGATCGACTACATTCTGGGACCCAAGCCCGACGAATGCGTATTCTGCCTGCCGGACCACACCGACGAGGACCGGGAGCGGCTCGTTCTGTATCGCGGCGAGAACAACTTCGTGATCATGAACAAGTTTCCGTACAATAATGGTCACCTCATGGTCACGCCGTATCGCCACGTCATGAACCTTTATGAGCTTACGCCGGAAGAATCGCATGAATCCATAGAGCTCATGTCGCTTTGTTCGGAAATCCTCACGAAACACTTCAACTGTGAAGGCATCAATATCGGCCTGAACATGGGCGAGGCAGCGGGCGCCGGAATCCGGGAGCACCTGCACTTCCACCTCGTGCCACGTTGGAACGGAGATTCCTCGTTCATGGCCGTTTTCTCCGAGACTCGCGTCATTCCCGAGCACCTGCTCGCGAGTTATGACAAGCTCAAACCATATTTCACGCAATCGAGCCGGACATAA
- a CDS encoding VOC family protein, producing the protein MEQRLSMVSLGVQSLERASKFYRQMGFTEAGISDEHIIFYQLNGVALALYPRDKLAEDAQVSAEGGGFSGITLAYNVRDRAEADRILAEAEAAGGTVVKPAQDVFWGGYSGYFADPDGHLWEVCWNPFFPIAEDGSIIVPESME; encoded by the coding sequence ATGGAACAACGCCTCAGCATGGTGAGTCTGGGGGTGCAAAGTCTTGAGCGCGCCTCGAAGTTCTATCGTCAGATGGGCTTTACCGAGGCCGGCATCAGCGACGAGCACATCATTTTCTACCAACTGAACGGGGTGGCGCTGGCCCTCTATCCTCGGGACAAACTGGCCGAGGATGCGCAGGTGTCAGCCGAAGGCGGCGGTTTTTCCGGCATCACCCTTGCCTACAACGTACGGGATCGGGCCGAGGCGGATCGGATTCTGGCGGAAGCCGAAGCCGCGGGCGGCACCGTGGTCAAGCCTGCGCAGGATGTGTTCTGGGGTGGATACTCAGGATATTTTGCGGATCCGGACGGGCACTTGTGGGAGGTTTGCTGGAATCCCTTCTTTCCCATCGCGGAAGACGGCTCGATAATCGTACCGGAGTCGATGGAATAG
- a CDS encoding transcriptional regulator, with protein MLKFVIIIVAGFLLYRMFTNDQKKKKQVKEKEQVKKAARGEMVQDPMCGAYVSVDSDIRVKEGDTVHRFCSFECRDNYVKRLTEGSSSQTETANASATQKESA; from the coding sequence ATGCTCAAGTTTGTCATCATTATAGTCGCTGGTTTCCTGCTGTATCGCATGTTTACGAATGACCAGAAGAAAAAGAAACAGGTCAAGGAAAAAGAGCAGGTCAAAAAAGCGGCTCGGGGCGAGATGGTTCAGGACCCTATGTGCGGCGCATACGTATCAGTGGACAGTGATATCCGCGTGAAGGAAGGGGATACAGTCCACCGGTTCTGCAGTTTCGAATGTCGGGATAATTATGTGAAGCGCCTGACCGAAGGTTCGTCCAGCCAGACGGAGACGGCCAACGCATCCGCGACGCAGAAAGAGAGCGCCTGA
- the yedF gene encoding sulfurtransferase-like selenium metabolism protein YedF — MATELDCKGMACPQPVLRCKRCVDEDNPDAMEIVVDNEAARQNVSRFLENQGYSVESTREDEFFRITASREGLGGVANEPCGCEVMSTDELARIAQRHVVFLTAETIGRGDDGLGAKLMTNFLGTLPELGDSLWRIVLVNGGVRMATNSHPCLPKLAELENAGVEILVCGTCLDHFGLLDMKAVGETTNMLDVVTSLQLATKIIQP; from the coding sequence ATGGCTACTGAGCTCGATTGCAAGGGAATGGCGTGTCCGCAGCCTGTTTTACGTTGCAAACGCTGCGTGGACGAGGATAATCCCGACGCCATGGAAATCGTGGTTGATAACGAGGCGGCTAGGCAAAATGTCAGTCGCTTTCTGGAAAATCAGGGCTACTCTGTTGAATCCACAAGGGAGGACGAATTCTTTCGGATCACTGCTTCGCGCGAGGGCTTAGGTGGTGTGGCCAACGAGCCCTGTGGGTGCGAAGTCATGTCTACCGACGAGTTGGCGCGCATCGCACAGCGCCATGTCGTTTTTCTCACAGCTGAGACTATCGGTCGCGGGGATGATGGCCTTGGCGCAAAGCTCATGACCAACTTCCTGGGCACCCTTCCCGAGCTGGGCGATTCCCTCTGGAGGATTGTTCTTGTCAACGGCGGTGTGCGCATGGCAACGAATAGCCATCCCTGTCTGCCAAAACTTGCCGAGCTTGAGAATGCCGGCGTTGAAATTCTCGTTTGCGGCACCTGCCTGGATCATTTCGGCCTCCTGGATATGAAAGCTGTTGGCGAAACCACGAACATGCTGGATGTCGTCACCTCTCTGCAACTGGCGACCAAAATTATTCAGCCGTAA
- a CDS encoding pseudouridine synthase, whose amino-acid sequence MSSPLCNWRPKLFSRNTPATRRSGMKRTPGHTNRANRGQKRNGKARSVSHKHQEHASNGKCSSKALIQSVAQAPSSMRINKALAVAGICSRRAADELIASGAVLVNGAPATPGMQVNAGDNVQVQGRTIHLPLGKSTNFAYLLCNKPKKVVSTASDPQNRRTVLDLVPTEFSGERLYPVGRLDYDSEGLILLTNDGELTHRLTHPSHHLPKTYRVTVAGPVDESQLQTFRAGMTLAEGEAVAPVDVSIVQEARNSEDTTILEMVLIQGLNRQIRRMCRDVGLEVKRLVRIGLGPLRLRGVHPGDCRQLSEKETVTLLRAAGLLAGSSRTE is encoded by the coding sequence ATGTCGTCACCTCTCTGCAACTGGCGACCAAAATTATTCAGCCGTAACACTCCAGCAACTCGACGATCCGGTATGAAACGAACGCCAGGCCATACAAACAGGGCGAATCGCGGCCAAAAGAGAAACGGAAAAGCCCGCAGTGTATCGCACAAGCACCAGGAACATGCTTCAAACGGAAAATGTTCAAGTAAAGCTTTAATTCAAAGTGTTGCGCAGGCGCCCTCTTCGATGCGCATCAACAAAGCGCTGGCTGTTGCCGGCATCTGCTCCAGACGTGCAGCGGATGAACTCATCGCGTCAGGCGCAGTTCTTGTCAATGGAGCCCCCGCAACTCCCGGCATGCAGGTGAATGCAGGCGATAATGTACAGGTTCAGGGGCGGACTATTCACCTGCCTTTGGGAAAATCCACAAACTTTGCATACCTGCTTTGTAACAAGCCTAAAAAAGTCGTTTCCACAGCGAGTGACCCCCAAAATCGTAGAACAGTACTGGATCTCGTGCCGACGGAGTTTTCCGGAGAGCGTTTGTATCCCGTGGGCCGTCTGGATTACGACTCCGAAGGGCTCATCCTGCTGACCAACGACGGCGAGTTGACCCACAGGCTCACCCACCCGAGCCACCATCTGCCGAAAACGTATCGGGTTACCGTGGCCGGACCGGTGGACGAATCGCAGCTGCAAACATTTCGAGCCGGCATGACCCTGGCCGAAGGCGAGGCCGTTGCGCCAGTGGATGTCTCAATCGTTCAAGAAGCCAGGAATTCCGAAGATACAACGATCCTGGAAATGGTCCTCATTCAGGGACTGAACAGACAGATTCGCCGCATGTGCAGGGATGTCGGGCTGGAGGTGAAACGGCTGGTTCGCATTGGGCTCGGACCTTTGCGTTTGCGCGGCGTGCACCCCGGAGACTGTCGCCAACTGAGCGAAAAGGAAACAGTCACCCTCCTCCGTGCTGCTGGGCTTCTTGCCGGGTCAAGTAGGACAGAATGA
- a CDS encoding YitT family protein produces MPMRFTRRTRERVHRKLTLPTRARLRRVLFQQSLIFFGATIAALGYALFQVPFNLAAGGVSGLALIINKYTGIPPGSLFLILNIPLLALGFSKLGRWRFLFSTILAVVVFSVMADVFGSVLPDVLKRYPVTDDALLSAIYAGILYGVGMGLVFRHGGTVGGTSVPARILHNATGFPMSQAYLYTDLSVIIAAGFVFSWESALLAFLTLVLSGIVSDFTLEGTSQVRTAMIITDQPEPLTYALMTELRRGVSYWNITGAYTQSSHTMIYCTVLRSRVYDLKYVVAKIDPQAFMVIGVAQQAFGGLNFRKLKQEE; encoded by the coding sequence ATGCCGATGCGATTCACCCGCAGAACCCGTGAACGTGTACACAGGAAGCTGACATTGCCAACCCGGGCGCGCTTACGCCGCGTCCTGTTTCAACAATCGCTGATCTTCTTCGGCGCAACCATCGCCGCGCTTGGCTACGCTCTGTTCCAGGTGCCGTTCAATCTCGCGGCCGGCGGCGTCTCCGGTCTTGCGCTCATCATCAACAAATACACAGGCATTCCGCCGGGGTCATTGTTCCTCATTCTGAACATCCCCCTGCTGGCCCTGGGCTTTTCCAAGCTGGGCCGCTGGCGGTTCCTCTTCTCCACCATTCTCGCTGTCGTCGTGTTTTCCGTAATGGCGGACGTCTTCGGCTCCGTGTTGCCGGATGTGCTCAAACGCTATCCGGTCACGGACGATGCCCTTCTCTCGGCCATTTACGCCGGCATCCTTTACGGCGTCGGCATGGGCCTGGTCTTCCGCCACGGCGGCACAGTGGGAGGCACGTCCGTGCCGGCTCGGATTCTGCACAACGCCACGGGATTCCCCATGTCCCAGGCGTATCTGTATACGGATCTCTCGGTGATCATCGCCGCGGGGTTTGTCTTCTCATGGGAATCGGCCCTGCTGGCGTTCCTCACCCTGGTCCTCTCAGGAATCGTCTCGGACTTCACGCTGGAGGGCACCTCCCAGGTGCGCACGGCCATGATAATCACCGACCAGCCAGAACCCCTGACATACGCGCTGATGACGGAGCTCCGCCGCGGCGTGTCCTACTGGAATATCACAGGCGCATACACCCAATCCTCCCATACCATGATCTACTGTACGGTTCTTCGCTCCCGCGTGTATGACCTCAAGTACGTTGTGGCGAAGATCGATCCGCAGGCATTCATGGTTATCGGCGTGGCGCAGCAGGCTTTCGGCGGACTCAATTTCCGAAAACTCAAGCAGGAGGAGTGA